A single region of the Salvia miltiorrhiza cultivar Shanhuang (shh) chromosome 8, IMPLAD_Smil_shh, whole genome shotgun sequence genome encodes:
- the LOC130999658 gene encoding thioredoxin-like fold domain-containing protein MRL7L, chloroplastic isoform X1 translates to MALHAMEPIHHTSRLQALFSPSYERCLMRLPSYSGASLTRQSSRCCILDSSNMRRVKKFTRPPVMQGIGNRGGRVNVSKVEELLQMGDGDGDDDEKEESGGKDGDQDSFVMDEDERKEWRQKIREVMSRIPEDADEETDMLEKRKRMQKLLAEYPLVVEEEDPNWPEDADGWGFSLGQFFNKISIKNVKKDDDENYDSENEIVWKDDDYIRPIKDITTAEWEEAIYKDISPLVVLVHNRYKRPKENERIREEIEKAVQIIWNCRLPSPRCVAVDANTEFDLVSALQVSVFPEIIFTKAGKILYREKAIRTADELSKIMAFFYFGAAKPPCLPGVKNMEEAIPTVEPQKPMSVERGT, encoded by the exons ATGGCTCTACACGCGATGGAGCCAATTCACCACACATCGCGGCTGCAAGCTCTGTTTTCGCCTTCTTATGAGAGATGTTTGATGAGGCTCCCTTCCTATTCCGGGGCTTCTCTGACACGGCAAAGCAGTCGTTGCTGCATTTTGGATTCCTCCAATATGAGGCGTGTAAAGAAATTCACAAGGCCACCAGTGATG CAGGGTATTGGCAACAGAGGCGGTCGGGTAAATGTTTCCAAAGTGGAGGAGCTGCTACAGATGGGTGATGGGGATGGAGACGACGACGAAAAAGAAGAATCGGGTGGGAAGGATGGAGATCAGGATTCATTTGTTATGGACGAAGATGAGAGAAAGGAGTGGAGGCAGAAGATAAGAGAGGTCATGAGTAGGATTCCTGAGGATGCTGACGAGGAGACTGATATGCTAGAGAAGAGGAAACGGATGCAGAAGCTTCTAGCGGAGTACCCTCTTGTCGTTGAGGAGGAGGATCCGAATTGGCCTGAGGATGCCGATGGCTGGGGTTTCAGCTTGGGTCAATTCTTCAACAAGATCAGCATAAAGAATGTCAAAAAGGACGACGATGAGAATTATGACAGTGAGAATGAAATAGTATGGAAGGATGATGATTATATTCGTCCGATCAAAGACATAACAACTGCAGAGTGGGAAGAGGCTATCTATAAGGACATCAGCCCTTTAGTTGTTCTTGTTCATAACCGTTACAAAAG ACCAAAGGAGAACGAGAGGATCCGGGAAGAAATAGAGAAAGCTGTGCAGATCATATGGAACTGCAGGCTACCATCACCAAGA TGTGTCGCAGTAGACGCTAACACCGAGTTTGATTTGGTCTCCGCTCTGCAAGTATCTGTTTTCCCAGAGATCATTTTCACTAAAGCAGGCAAAATTTTATACCGTGAGAAAG CAATCCGAACAGCTGATGAGTTGTCCAAGATAATGGCTTTCTTTTACTTCGGAGCAGCCAAGCCCCCGT
- the LOC130999653 gene encoding poly(ADP-ribose) glycohydrolase 1-like → MENREDFLSILPYLPLILRSSAVFWPPSVVEALKSLSKGPSHSNVNSGQLFALAVSDLRSSLGEYTLFPSASLGFSLFFDDLMSKDEAGKWFTDVVPRLSDLLLRLPELLETHYQNAGSFCGMETGLRLLESQQPGIVLLSQELIAALLVCALFCLFPTTNRRAEHLPPINFDNLFACLYECYDVNQEHKIKCLVHYFETICLTIPLGNVSFERKVLPLKNSRSHIAYPEPDFWSKSTVSLCQFKVHNSGLIEDQSVEALEVDFANKYIGGGALSRGCVQEEIRFLINPELIVSMLFLPSMADNEAIEIVGAQRFSNYSGYAKSFRFCGHHEDNKSVDAMGRRKTRIIAIDALCSPGKRQYRLDCLLRETNKAFCGFLDQQKHQLHQNLFHESKNSTSTTEDLPASSPAHEQSRHNLETQNIKSQSDQRPSHDAKIGIATGNWGCGAFGGDPEIKAVIQWLAASQTLRPFILYYTFSIEPLQKLELVVQWILAHGWSVGELWSVLVEYSTQRGNGEARVGFFKWLLPSLHVDDPMVLDMPGTM, encoded by the exons ATGGAGAATCGTGAGGATTTCCTGTCAATTTTGCCGTATTTGCCTTTAATCCTCCGTTCCTCCGCTGTTTTCTGGCCGCCATCGGTGGTGGAAGCTCTCAAATCCCTATCCAAGGGACCGAGTCATAGCAATGTCAACTCCGGACAACTCTTTGCTCTCGCCGTGTCTGATCTCCGCAGCTCCCTTGGGGAGTATACTCTTTTCCCGTCAGCCTCTCTCGGCTTCTCACTCTTCTTCGATGAT TTGATGAGTAAGGATGAGGCTGGCAAATGGTTTACAGATGTGGTTCCGCGACTTTCTGATTTGCTACTGAGGTTGCCAGAGCTGTTGGAGACCCACTATCAGAATGCAGGTAGCTTCTGTGGAATGGAAACCGGTCTTAGGTTGTTGGAATCACAACAACCAGGCATTGTACTGCTTAGTCAG GAATTGATTGCTGCTCTTCTGGTTTGTGCTCTTTTTTGCTTGTTTCCAACCACTAATAGACGCGCCGAACATCTTCCACCTATCAACTTCGATAATTTATTTGC GTGTCTATATGAGTGCTATGATGTGAACCAGGAGCATAAAATAAAGTGCCTTGTTCACTATTTTGAGACAATATGCTTGACTATACCTTTGGGGAATGTATCTTTTGAGCGAAAAGTTCTACCTTTGAAGAACAGCCGATCTCACATTGCTTACCCAGAGCCTGATTTCTGGAGCAAGTCAACTGTATCTCTCTGCCAATTCAAG GTACACAATTCTGGTTTAATCGAAGATCAATCAGTTGAAGCTCTTGAGGTAGATTTTGCAAATAAATATATTGGAGGTGGTGCTCTCAGCCGTGGCTGTGTACAAGAAGAGATCCGCTTCCTGATCAATCCAGAATTGATCGTCAGCATGCTTTTCTTACCTTCAATGGCAGATAATGAAGCTATTGAAATCGTTGGTGCACAAAGATTCTCAAATTACAGTGGCTATGCTAAATCATTCCGCTTTTGTGGTCACCACGAAGACAATAAGAGCGTTGATGCCATGGGAAGGCGCAAGACGAGGATAATTGCAATCGATGCTCTCTGCAGTCCTGGAAAGAGGCAGTACAGACTCGACTGTCTCCTACGCGAAACAAACAAAGCATTTTGTGGCTTTCTTGATCAACAGAAACACCAACTACATCAAAACCTATTTCATGAATCCAAAAACAGCACTTCCACTACAGAAGATCTACCAGCTTCTTCTCCAGCACACGAACAAAGCAGGCATAATCTGGAAACACAGAACATCAAGAGCCAGTCAGATCAACGCCCAAGTCACGATGCTAAGATTGGCATCGCGACAGGCAATTGGGGTTGTGGTGCTTTTGGAGGAGACCCCGAAATCAAAGCTGTCATCCAATGGCTGGCAGCGTCTCAGACGCTCAGACCGTTCATCTTGTATTACACATTCAGTATAGAGCCGTTGCAGAAGCTCGAGCTCGTGGTCCAGTGGATTCTTGCCCATGGATGGAGCGTAGGCGAGCTCTGGAGCGTTTTGGTAGAGTACTCGACTCAGAGAGGGAATGGAGAAGCCAGAGTTGGCTTCTTCAAATGGCTTCTTCCATCGTTACACGTCGATGATCCAATGGTTCTGGATATGCCTGGTACCATGTGA
- the LOC130999658 gene encoding thioredoxin-like fold domain-containing protein MRL7L, chloroplastic isoform X2: MALHAMEPIHHTSRLQALFSPSYERCLMRLPSYSGASLTRQSSRCCILDSSNMRRVKKFTRPPVMGIGNRGGRVNVSKVEELLQMGDGDGDDDEKEESGGKDGDQDSFVMDEDERKEWRQKIREVMSRIPEDADEETDMLEKRKRMQKLLAEYPLVVEEEDPNWPEDADGWGFSLGQFFNKISIKNVKKDDDENYDSENEIVWKDDDYIRPIKDITTAEWEEAIYKDISPLVVLVHNRYKRPKENERIREEIEKAVQIIWNCRLPSPRCVAVDANTEFDLVSALQVSVFPEIIFTKAGKILYREKAIRTADELSKIMAFFYFGAAKPPCLPGVKNMEEAIPTVEPQKPMSVERGT; this comes from the exons ATGGCTCTACACGCGATGGAGCCAATTCACCACACATCGCGGCTGCAAGCTCTGTTTTCGCCTTCTTATGAGAGATGTTTGATGAGGCTCCCTTCCTATTCCGGGGCTTCTCTGACACGGCAAAGCAGTCGTTGCTGCATTTTGGATTCCTCCAATATGAGGCGTGTAAAGAAATTCACAAGGCCACCAGTGATG GGTATTGGCAACAGAGGCGGTCGGGTAAATGTTTCCAAAGTGGAGGAGCTGCTACAGATGGGTGATGGGGATGGAGACGACGACGAAAAAGAAGAATCGGGTGGGAAGGATGGAGATCAGGATTCATTTGTTATGGACGAAGATGAGAGAAAGGAGTGGAGGCAGAAGATAAGAGAGGTCATGAGTAGGATTCCTGAGGATGCTGACGAGGAGACTGATATGCTAGAGAAGAGGAAACGGATGCAGAAGCTTCTAGCGGAGTACCCTCTTGTCGTTGAGGAGGAGGATCCGAATTGGCCTGAGGATGCCGATGGCTGGGGTTTCAGCTTGGGTCAATTCTTCAACAAGATCAGCATAAAGAATGTCAAAAAGGACGACGATGAGAATTATGACAGTGAGAATGAAATAGTATGGAAGGATGATGATTATATTCGTCCGATCAAAGACATAACAACTGCAGAGTGGGAAGAGGCTATCTATAAGGACATCAGCCCTTTAGTTGTTCTTGTTCATAACCGTTACAAAAG ACCAAAGGAGAACGAGAGGATCCGGGAAGAAATAGAGAAAGCTGTGCAGATCATATGGAACTGCAGGCTACCATCACCAAGA TGTGTCGCAGTAGACGCTAACACCGAGTTTGATTTGGTCTCCGCTCTGCAAGTATCTGTTTTCCCAGAGATCATTTTCACTAAAGCAGGCAAAATTTTATACCGTGAGAAAG CAATCCGAACAGCTGATGAGTTGTCCAAGATAATGGCTTTCTTTTACTTCGGAGCAGCCAAGCCCCCGT